A genomic region of Candidatus Neomarinimicrobiota bacterium contains the following coding sequences:
- a CDS encoding histidine phosphatase family protein yields the protein MKKLYIVRHSKAVEYAEDNSDFNRCLADYGVEKATLISRHLSQKLEQVDLILSSPACRAYETAKIFATALNYDESEIILKEPLYHFGGIERAMQIIAAVDQNVNTLMLFGHNPTFNALAWHLCDKFRDAMPTSAVVGIEFKVKSWSQIVGKRGSILHYLTKKNLK from the coding sequence ATGAAAAAACTATATATCGTTCGCCATTCCAAAGCGGTTGAATATGCCGAGGACAATTCGGATTTTAATCGTTGTCTGGCTGATTACGGGGTTGAGAAAGCCACGCTCATTTCCAGGCATCTGTCCCAAAAATTGGAACAGGTTGACCTCATACTATCCAGCCCGGCCTGTCGCGCTTATGAGACCGCCAAAATATTTGCCACAGCGCTAAACTATGATGAATCTGAAATCATATTGAAAGAGCCCCTATATCATTTTGGTGGTATAGAAAGAGCCATGCAAATCATCGCCGCAGTGGATCAAAATGTAAATACGCTCATGTTGTTCGGGCATAATCCAACCTTTAATGCTCTGGCCTGGCATTTATGTGATAAATTTCGTGATGCCATGCCAACATCCGCAGTTGTTGGAATCGAGTTTAAGGTGAAATCCTGGTCACAGATAGTGGGCAAAAGAGGCTCAATTCTCCATTATTTAACTAAAAAAAATCTGAAATAA
- a CDS encoding exopolyphosphatase codes for MPKNTKKFRVEKRDPRESWIPDSSIPYAAIDIGSNGVRLLLSRVMTSGEYCVFTKESLVRMPIRLGEDVFSQGQISEEKADQLVSTMTAFAHLLKAYKPEDYLAYATSAMREASNGKQICKRIRQESGLNLEIINGGQEAEVIFASHIAESMQPDRAYLYIDVGGGSTELTFFAQGQRLISKSFPIGTVRLLNKQVESSSWTDMQSWVDLHQPEDLELEAIGSGGNMNKMFRLANKASGKPIAFTELIEIDALLNSYSMEERIRIMHLRPDRADVIVHASKIFRTIMEWGNIKNIYVPQFGLADGLVHLMHDEYARKQKNN; via the coding sequence ATGCCAAAGAACACTAAAAAATTCCGGGTTGAGAAACGAGATCCCAGGGAGAGTTGGATTCCTGATTCCAGCATACCCTACGCGGCCATCGATATTGGTTCTAATGGCGTGCGCTTGTTGTTATCAAGAGTCATGACTTCAGGCGAATACTGTGTTTTCACCAAAGAATCTTTGGTGAGGATGCCCATCCGGCTGGGGGAGGATGTCTTTTCTCAAGGACAGATATCAGAAGAAAAGGCGGACCAGCTGGTTTCCACAATGACTGCCTTTGCCCACCTTTTAAAAGCCTATAAACCTGAAGATTATCTAGCGTACGCAACCTCAGCCATGCGCGAAGCGTCCAATGGGAAGCAAATATGTAAGAGAATTCGTCAGGAGAGTGGCCTGAATCTTGAAATCATCAATGGTGGCCAGGAAGCAGAAGTTATTTTCGCCTCACATATTGCTGAATCGATGCAGCCAGACCGTGCCTATCTGTACATTGATGTTGGAGGGGGGAGCACAGAATTAACCTTTTTTGCCCAGGGTCAGCGACTCATTTCAAAATCATTCCCCATCGGAACCGTTCGGCTTCTAAATAAACAGGTGGAAAGCTCAAGTTGGACCGATATGCAGTCCTGGGTAGACCTGCATCAACCGGAGGATTTGGAACTGGAAGCAATAGGATCCGGGGGCAATATGAATAAGATGTTCCGTTTGGCAAATAAGGCTTCCGGAAAACCCATCGCATTTACTGAATTGATAGAGATAGACGCGCTGTTGAATAGTTATTCAATGGAAGAACGGATACGAATTATGCATCTCCGTCCAGATCGAGCCGATGTCATTGTGCATGCCTCAAAAATATTTCGCACCATCATGGAGTGGGGTAATATTAAAAACATATACGTGCCCCAATTTGGTTTGGCAGATGGATTGGTTCACCTCATGCACGATGAATATGCACGAAAACAGAAAAATAATTAG
- a CDS encoding transposase, translated as MQNWDYSWDGKYFITICTKNRRPYFGDIEFGKMILNDIGKLAYRNWSSIPDHFPFVYLGEFVVMPNHIHGIIEIAKPYFDGVANNNFMDNDNTTVETRHALSQQPPLSGQQPPLSGQQPPLSGQQPPLSGQQPPLSGQQPPLSGQQPPLSG; from the coding sequence TTGCAGAATTGGGATTATTCTTGGGATGGAAAATATTTCATTACCATCTGCACCAAAAACCGCCGACCCTATTTTGGTGATATAGAATTCGGGAAAATGATTTTAAACGATATTGGAAAATTGGCATACCGGAATTGGTCCAGTATTCCAGATCATTTTCCATTCGTATATTTGGGTGAATTTGTTGTGATGCCAAATCATATCCACGGAATTATCGAAATCGCCAAACCATATTTTGATGGGGTCGCTAATAACAATTTTATGGATAATGATAATACAACGGTAGAGACAAGGCATGCCTTGTCTCAACAACCACCGTTATCAGGACAACAACCACCGTTATCAGGACAACAACCACCGTTATCAGGACAACAACCACCGTTATCAGGACAACAACCACCGTTATCAGGACAACAACCACCGTTATCAGGACAACAACCACCGTTATCAGGAC
- a CDS encoding transposase, which translates to QPPSQKQPNIGKNRFQNQGQNSISSIVGSYKSVVTQNARKIESDFGWQSRFYDHLVKNDRSLKRIKKYIVNNPRKWEKDRFKRY; encoded by the coding sequence AACAACCACCGTCACAAAAACAACCCAATATTGGCAAAAACAGATTTCAAAATCAGGGTCAAAATAGCATTTCGTCAATTGTAGGTTCTTACAAATCGGTTGTTACCCAAAATGCCCGAAAAATTGAATCGGATTTTGGCTGGCAATCACGATTTTATGATCATTTGGTGAAAAATGACAGATCATTAAAACGAATCAAAAAATACATTGTTAATAATCCCAGAAAATGGGAAAAGGATAGATTTAAACGGTATTAG